The stretch of DNA GCGGGCACGGGGTCGAGGCGAAGGCGTTGACGGTGGCCACGGGTGGAGcttcccgccgctgctgcgcctCCTTAGATCGGTTAGGGCTCACGgtgtcggtggggtggcggcggcgacgaacCTCGTGACctgtgccgctggcccccacctctcTTTATAGCgcagcgcgacgggggcccaccagctaggaacgagctggggcgcccccgatcagggcgcgggtGCGACgaggcccatcgggcccgttgggGTTCGATAGTCTCCGGGAGATCAACCTAACACGGGGGTTCAGATTTCAGAGACCGGTCGTTATAGTATAACGGGGGTGAGCTCAGGTGCCCGGCCGGGTCATGGATTTTAATTTGCTTTTGCGTTGCCTTTCACAATATTTAGGCAAATAATCCACGACCCAAGATAGATTAATTATAGTTTGTTAACAAGCACGCTAATATCAAATTTTTCACCAAACTGCAAAACTGTTCAAATAATCCCAGTAAGAGGGCATTTGGACTCTCCAATCTCAGTTTCTCAGCTGCATTTGGAAGGGGAAGCTGCCCTGACCCCTCTCCCACGGGTTCAGCTGAGGGAAGTCCAGAAGTCACCCACGGCCCCCTGAGGGCACCTCACACGTCCAGAGAAAGCACAAACATAGTTAATCAGTGATGGCACGGCACGACAAGACCAGACCTAAAAACTCTGGAGAGCAGAGTTCAAAGTTGCCCTTCTGTTCACTTGGAATTTGGAAACACATAAAATGCCACTAGAAATGATTTTCGGCCGAGACTTCTACCCTGGCAGGGATTAGCAATGCCAAGTGGGCTGCCGGTAACATTAGACACTGAATCAAACAGGGGCCATGTCAGCAATATCCTCAcaagatttttttttgaaaagaaatTTCCTCATATGTGTGGATTCAGTGCCCAAATCAAATGATAAGAGGAAGTCCGCATCTGCCCAACCCATTTGTTTAGCACAAGATATATCTAGAGGGATGACAAATCTCGGAAGCAAACTGCAGCTAGCAGCTTAACTATTAAATCAGTCTCCACCTTTTAGATTCAGAAGATAGTACTCCTCAAATATCAAATCGTAGATTAGGTGGCCCACGTATCATTGTACCTAAAAGTAAAAACAACCTCCGATAGAACTGAACGACTTAGCCATACTGAGACTACAATTTTTCTGAAGAAAGACAATACTTTTAGACCTCCAATAAGACTCACTCAACAACTTAGCCATACTGACATCATAATTTTTTTCTGAAGAGAGACAGTACTTTGAGGATAGATCAAGCCTAAAACAAACTGAGAAAAGGAAACGTTGACAAGAAGAAAAAGACACAGCTTAAAAGGTCATCCTTTTCGCTCCTAGCTTCAGCGCATTCTCCCTTCTCCTGTTCTCTGAAAAGAAAAATAGGGCAAGTGAGAATCCAGTGagacaagcctagaggaaaaatTCAATAGGGTGAGCAGGCCAGTTGTAGCCAAAACAACTCACAAGGTTCATATTTCCCGAAAACTAGTACGAATTGCCAGACTTCTTCCTCTACACTTTCCGGTGCTTGCTTGAGCATGTCTTGTTGTGCCTTTTGAGGTGAGAGGTGCCATTCTTGGAGTGACCCTTGTAACCCCTGTCACAAGAGTGGCACACTGCATACACCCTGTCAGGATCCATGGTGTAAATCTTAGTGAAGTACAGCCAAACTTCTGATCCGCCCTCCGGAGCACCGGTCCTCTTGCGCTTTCCAACCCGTGATTGATCACTTTGACCAACCTCACCGAGCAAGCAGTCACGGAGCAAGGTGCTCATGCACGCCTCCACCTCTTCTTCACGCTCACCTAACGGATGGAAGTACGGAAGGTTAGTTTTGATACTTGATGCTCGTGCAAAGTTTTCTCTACTGCTAAATTGATGCAATGAAGTAAATGAAGACTCGCTGCAGTGATTGAAGTATTTTGCGGATTAAGCTGTTCAATATATCCTACCGATGTAGCGCTCTTCTTCTTCGTCGTCCCCATTCCACATCCTTTCCAACTCTTTGAAAATTTGGATTACCTTGCGAAACACCATGCTCCCCTACAAGTAAGCGCACGTCAAGTGTAATGAAAATGAAAGCATAACAAAGGTGCTGCAACTTGTATACTAGCTGGTTTAATTATATGAATTCTGGACGTACCATAGAGGTTCTTACATAACAGAAGTAAGTAAATTTTTCACATGTTTAGTACGTATTTGTTGCTAGTTACTTGAAGAATTATTTGTTTGTGAGAGATCCTTATACCTCAAGAAGCAGGTCGTGGGTGTTGTACTCATCGACCTGGTGGTACTCGAGCATGATCCAGTCCGTCTTGGTGCCGTCATCATGGTGGAACTCCAGGGTCCTCCTCAGCCCCGCGTACTGCGGCACCGGCAACTGACCGATGCGGATGGCGATGAGCTTGTCATTACTCTTAATCTCCTCCCAGCGCCCCTGATGCGTCTTCCGGCTCAGCGAGCTCGTGAAGTAGCGTGGGGTGGGAAGATCCCACGGATCCACACTAGCGTTGAGGTCCGGAGAGTCGACAACCCTTCCCTCCATCTTCCCCTGCTTGTAGAGATCGAGGTTTGCGCGGAGCTCACGCAGGATCTCCTGGTCCTCAGTGGTGGATGATGGATTGTTGTTGCATGTACATGTGTGAGTCTTAAGGTGCCTTCTGAGGTGAGAAGTGCCATTCTTGGAATGAGCCCTGAGCACCCTGTCACAGCGGTAGCACGCTGCGTACACCACATCGGGATCTTTGGTGTTTATCCTGGTGAAGTGCTGCCAAACATCATCTGATTCTCCATCTGGAGCAGCGGACGCAGTTGGGAACTCCCCACACCCAAATTCTGCTTCTTGACAACCTCCCCATAGGGACGGCTTAACCTCGTAGAACAGAGTTCTCTTCGCAGAATACAATTCCGTCGCTAAGGTGTCCTGAACCGGCTCCAAATCGAGAATAAAACCCTGCCAGTCGTGACCTATAATTGCGAATTAAGACCTACAACTAGAATAGTTGCTGTTTACCATCCTAGTAGTCTAAATGTCCAATCCTTTTGCAAAGTGCACCCTTGGTGTTCTAATTTGACGCCATATATCAACATGTTTGAtagattcaaccttgcattgAGTAGTACATTAGATCAAATGTTTTGTTGTAATAGCTTACTCCACGAATCTGGCCAAAAGAGAAGCTAGGGAATATGCGGGTGTGGCATCTAAGCAACAAGCCTGTAATTGCAACTTGAAATGACTTTTACAAGGGTATAATTACAAATTGTGTTGGCCAAAAACTTAAGGAGGATCATCACATATAATAAGGAATTATCAGGGGATGAAATGTACCGTGCTCGCCGAGTGCTTCATGGTAAGTTTCCATTATATTGTCAAGAGGCTCCAAATAAGAGCGGACCCGATCTGTGTGTTTTTTATTGAATACCTTACGAAGAACCATATCATCCTACAAGTAAGCAATGAATGTATGGGCAAAATCAATCCACGCTTGAGGCGGCATTTATCAAAGGTGTTATTTGGGATGGTCATAGAAAAATCTAATAACTAATATATCTCTTTTTGTTGCGGAAATTAAGGACATATTTGGCATGAGTCCAAAACTCCACTTCAAAGGTTCAGGTAGAGCTGGTTCTAGATGGAGTTAGAGCTATCTAGATGTGGTATTTAGCTAGAAAGGTATTCTCAACTCTAAAAAAATATAATTTTCTAGATGTATTGCCACCGTTGCCTTGGTTCGCGGGATCCACGTGTCATACTCTTCCTAGTCCGTTCGCCGGCCGACGGCCCACCATCGACGCTCTCCGCGGCCATCCTCCCTGGAGCTCGGCAGAGGCGGCAGCACCCCAGCTCCGCTCCAGCCGGCCGCTCGACAACGCTGGAGGCCGCTCCCGGCGAGCTCTCCCACATCAGGTCCCATGAGGCCGGCTCCGTCTCGTCCGTGCTTCGGATATGCTCGGTCAcccgctctgctccgcctcGCCTCCACCCGCCGGTCCCGTCGCTCCCCACTCCTAGCCCACCGTCGCCCCGCCCGGTGCAGGAGCCGCGTTCTGCCGCCGCCTCACCTCCAGCCTGCCGCTCGACGATGGCGGCGGCCTTCGGGGAGTGCGGGACCGGTGGGGAGGGAGGCAGCGCCGGCGGTGGGAGCGGAGGCAGTGGGGAGGGAGGCAGCGCCAACGGTTGGAGCCGaggcgccggcggtggggagggAGGGAGCCCGCTGCCGTCGCCCTGCGTGGCGGCGCACGCGCACCTCGACGGAGGTGTCCCCACGGTTGTAGGCCGCGTGCAGCATCTTCTGCAGCGCGGCGCGACCGCCCTTGAATGGTGCTGCGGGCCCGCCCCGGCCGCCGACGCCGGAGAAGGGACGGCGCTCGGCGCTGggcagaggggaggaggggggcggcaCTCGAGGGTGGAGAAAAGAAATGAACCGGTTTTCTATGTAACTTATCCTACAACTCCACGTTTAGGTCTGTAATCGAGTTTTCTGGGGTTGCAAAAGAGATGCTCCAAAActttaaatttatttaaactaTAGAGCTCCATAAAATTTTGGAGTTAGAGTATTTAGCTACAAAATTTTTTGGAGTTAGTGGAGTTCAAAGTCATAAAAAACAGCTGTATCTCTCAGCATGCAGATACAGCGATGTCGGTGTTACCTGTATAAACATGTTGTCAGTGAGGTGGTTGTACTCGTGGATGACCCAGTCCGTCTTGGTGCCGTTGTGCTCGTAAAACTCCAGGGTCCTCCTAACCCCTTCGTAGCACGGCGAGCTGGAGGGCGAGGACGAGCTTTCTCCTCCTCCCTTGGAGCGGATCGCGATGAACTCGTCTTCGTTCTCTTCCCAGTACCCAGAATGTGTCCACCGTCTCGAGCTCCCCGGCTTCTTCTGCATGGCATGACGAATTGAGCCGGGAGATGGCATGGGTCAGCCTCGGCGAGGCCGGCGTTGGCCTGCAGCGAGCGGTAGACTGTGCGACGCCACTCCCACCTTCCACTGCGCATGTCCTCCATCGCCTCCTTGATGGTCCAGCCCCTATCGCGGAGGCTTCTGCGGCGCACCTCCTCCATCGCGTCGTTGATGTTCCGAAGCGTGGCAGCGGCGCCATCGGGTTCCATTGAGATTGGAAAAGCCGGCGAGGGTAGGAGGCAAGTTTGACTTGCAGCTGGGAGCTTCTCTTTCGGGGGTTAGGGGCGGCCGGCGCTGGAGGGGAAAGGGATGGTGGAGGCCAGAGGAAGATTTGCTTAGCTGAATGGGCAAGCTCCTGCCTGAGGCCCTGAGATTTTATAGTGACCTGGCTGCTGGCAGCTTGTGAGGCCATGGCCCACTACATGTCATGCGTCGGGCTTACCACAGCCCGGCACTGGGCTGTCGAATTAGTCAGCAGCCACTGCCGCAAAGTCGCACTTAGCCCTTTTTTATTGTGCTTTTCCCTACTTAAGTATGTGGCTCAACAATTTACCTTGGGTAAAGCCTATATGGAATAACTACTATTCAAATGATAAACTCACAGGGCAAGGTACCAAATGATCCTTCTGTTGGAAAGGATTGCTTAAACTGTTCAATCAATAAAATTACCTGGCCTTTCCACATGGAAGGACAATTCTCCTTTAGGATTAGGATGATCTTTGGAATAATTCTATGCGCAAACTGAAGTCCCTAGAGCTTTACTCTTGAAGAGCTAGCATACAGAACATACAGAGCCATAGAGAAATTCATGAACACACAGAATAATTCTATGCACAAACTGGTGGAATAATTTTGATTATTAGCTATGGACCTTAATTTTTTTCATGAATTTCTGATAATCATTACACTCAAAATTACTAGCCGGTACGGGAGCACGggcatatatatacatatatatataattaatatatatatattagtttTTTCATAAATTAACAtccatttatgtaattaattttatagTTAGATTATATTTAATACTGTGTTAAACATCCTGCCGGGGATAACAGCCTCCCACGCTCAACCTGGGCAATATTATTCCATGGCGTGCTGTCGTCGGGCCGCCCCTAAGCCCGcgtgccggccggccgccaGTCACCGTCATCGTGCACGACGAGTCAGCATCGACGCGAAAAGAGCCGCCTCCAGTACGGCGGACAACGGCATAATATAATACAGAACAAAAAAGAACACGGTGCGTCCCTTTCTGTGCGTGATGGCTCATCGACTGCTAGGTGCGTTGCCTGCCTGGCCTGATTGCACGGGGTTCTTGTCCACCGCAGCGGACGGACGCCTTCTCTAGCGTCTTTCTCCACTGCATGACCCTCTTGGCGCACCTCTTCTGAATCTCATCTTACCTGGGTGAATCACCAAACGTACAGACCGATCGATCGAGGACTCCAACCGCTGGACATTCGTTTCAGTTTATTCTTCAAGTAGTAGTCTTTTTGGTTTGTTTTCTGCTGCCTCCTCGTTATTCACCCAATGAGATGTGTGGAGATGTGCTGATCAACACATTTCTTTGATAGCAGTTAATAGGATTTATTTCAATTAGTCTACAATAGCAACTGCAAGCGGTTCAAATCCTCTCAAATTATTTGGCCCCTCGAGACCCCTCCTTGTCTGCGTTTTGTAGCAGGGGTGCCTGATCAGGTGCGACGTCCCCATGGCGGAATCGCCTTTCAGCACCTTGCAGCAGTGGTTGCAGACTGCATAGGTCAGCACCCCACCGGGGCCGTCTTCGTAGATCTTGCTGCTCCTTGCGCGCTTCCCCGAGTGCACGCACGACGTCGTTCTCGCCACTGACAAGCACACTGCTTGGACAAGGCCCTCCCCCGTTTGTTGGGTCACAGTTCTCGGGCTCTATGAGCAAATGATGATCAGATGCAACGCCACTAGCAGCCGTGAACACACTTGAAGAAGGCCCTCCTCCGTTTGGATCCTAGTTCTCGGACTCTAGCAGATGGGATGCAACAATATAATACTACTGGAAGCTGTGGTGCGGTGACCTTGACCAGCTGGAAGCTGGAGCCTTTTTACGGAGGAGATCATTACTGTTCCGTGCACGCTGCTCGTATGTGCATGGCTGTCCTGCACCACCGTTACCACCAAGGGCATGCATGAGCTAGAGACGGAAGAGAAATACTACTTCTATATATCAAGCAGGGCCTAGCTACTACAACATGCATGTGCTCCGATCCATCCAGCGATTGTATCCACTGTAGAATTTATAAAGAGCTTTCAAGTTTTTTCATAACGTGCCAACTTTGACTTTTGAGAAGTCAATctaaaattcaaattcatggcatacattaagagGAAGCTCTTTATATGCTTAAGTTTAAATttttatgattatcaaatgagatacatgtgggttgtcatcaatcacaaaAAAGGGGGAGATTCAAAGATAtataggccccttagtgggttttggtggtagatgacaaagcacatgtatatttaatcgtgttatcaagcatgtgtgcaggtgctctGGGTGTttaagcaaagcgtattacgaagcatgacccctcaaaagagaaaataaaaaatgatgtttcaaatttacttgaagagtagattttattttgaaattgagtgtAGGAACggcgtactattaagagggactttgatctaTAGGTGTGGACGCGGTAGTTGAGCTCAAGAGAACCTATAAAAACTAtaagaatcaaacctaccactataaaCAGCCTTCTTGTGAAATTCCGTACTAAACCTGGAGTGTCCGGGTAGcggtccggaatgtccggacatagtgtgcaggagtatccggacatttaCCCGGAGTATCCGAGTAACTGTTCCCCGGCCATAGATTGCTCTgagtccggagtctccggatcataaagttgatgaaggtttcctttttggttatgcctcaaatgctcatggttatcgtgtcttcaacaaaacctccggttgtgttgaagttaaGTGTGACGTgatatttgatgaatctaatggctctcaggGGAGCAAGTTGATAGTGTTGTAagcatggaagaatcaccaagtAAGAcaatcaagaagctagccactggtgaaataaagcctcaagaataaggagatgatgatgatgatatgttgatgttcaaagggtcatctacatctACCTCCGCCGCGCAACCTGGAAGCTCCGGCCATATATCCGGAGACT from Panicum hallii strain FIL2 chromosome 3, PHallii_v3.1, whole genome shotgun sequence encodes:
- the LOC112885747 gene encoding uncharacterized protein LOC112885747; translation: MPSPGSIRHAMQKKPGSSRRWTHSGYWEENEDEFIAIRSKGGGESSSSPSSSPCYEGVRRTLEFYEHNGTKTDWVIHEYNHLTDNMFIQDDMVLRKVFNKKHTDRVRSYLEPLDNIMETYHEALGEHGHDWQGFILDLEPVQDTLATELYSAKRTLFYEVKPSLWGGCQEAEFGCGEFPTASAAPDGESDDVWQHFTRINTKDPDVVYAACYRCDRVLRAHSKNGTSHLRRHLKTHTCTCNNNPSSTTEDQEILRELRANLDLYKQGKMEGRVVDSPDLNASVDPWDLPTPRYFTSSLSRKTHQGRWEEIKSNDKLIAIRIGQLPVPQYAGLRRTLEFHHDDGTKTDWIMLEYHQVDEYNTHDLLLEGSMVFRKVIQIFKELERMWNGDDEEEERYIGEREEEVEACMSTLLRDCLLGEVGQSDQSRVGKRKRTGAPEGGSEVWLYFTKIYTMDPDRVYAVCHSCDRGYKGHSKNGTSHLKRHNKTCSSKHRKV